From Equus przewalskii isolate Varuska chromosome 2, EquPr2, whole genome shotgun sequence:
ACCAGGAGGAGGCTGATGAGGGGACagtgggctggggctgagggacGGGCCCcaccattctctctccctccctcccctgccgcGGGCATCAGTGGCTATTTCCGGGAGACCATTCGGCAGGACATCCGCCAGGCCCGGGAGCGGTTCAGCGGGCAGCAGCTGCGGCAGGAGCTGGCTCGCCTGCAGCGGAGACTGGACAGCGTGGAGCTGCTGAGCCCCGACATCATCATGAATCTGCTGCTCTCCTACCGTGACGTGCAGGTGTTTGGTGCTCAGAGAGGCAGCCAGGGCAATGGCATTAGGTGCCAGACAAACCCGAGTTCAGCTCCTGGCTGTGCTACTCAGCCAACGGTGGCTTTGAGCAAACCATctgacatctctgagcctcagtttccttgtttgtaacaGGGGATGCTCATGTCATCATCTCCCAGGGCAGTTGTGAGACTAGGGCACACAGTGGGTTCCCCGTGTAAGGTGTAGTGTCTGCACTACCTGCTGGGCCTGAGGGAGGTGTGCAGaggatggtgggtgggtgggtgggaaggtGGGGTGTTGAGGCTGGGAGGGGACCCCAGCTCAAGGTTTTCCTCAGGGTCTGGGGGCCGATGGGACCCACTAGAGGCATCATGCCAGTGCATGCTATTCTCTCATGCAGGACTACTCAGCCATCATTGAGCTGGTGGAGACGCTGCAGGCTTTGCCCACCTGTGACGTGGCTGAGCAGCACAACATCTGCTTCCACTACACGTTTGCCCTCAACCGGTGAGTGGCACAGCAAGGCTTGGGTCATAGCCAGATGGGGACATAGATGTCTGCTGTGCGAGGTCATTGCTGTCTGGGATCACCTCTGTCACGGAATATGCTGACCATTTGATGTCAAATGGTCCCTGTTGTTCTAGGTTACTGCTgtccagggtggggtggggtggtggtgctGCCCTTGGAGTTGTCACAGCTGTCCAAGGTCACTGATCCTCAGAGTCATTGCAGCTAGGAATCACTTTCACCTGGGATCACTACCTCTAGAAAGGACAGTGCTGACCAGGGTCACTGCCATTTTGGTTCATTATTGTCAGGCCCCTGGAAGGGTTTCTGATGTTCAGGTCTGGGGGTCCCTGGACAGAGCCGAGCAGGGCCATCAGGCAGGTCCCCAGCACACTTTCCCTTCCCCTAGGAGGAACAGGCCTGGGGATCGGGAGAAGGCACTGGCTGTGCTGCTGCCGCTGGTACAGTTTGAGGGCTCTGTGGCACCTGACCTATACTGCATGTGTGGCCGTGTCTACAAGGACATGTTCATCAGCTCTGGCTTCCAGGATGCTGAGCACCGGGAGCAGGCCTATCACTGGTAAGAGAGTGGACAGTGGGCTGAGCTAGTAGGATGTGGGATGGGGCTTTGGGCATCAGTCCAGTCCTacgtccccccaccccaccccaggtaTCGCAAGGCTTTTGACGTCGAGCCCAGCCTCCATTCAGGCATCAATGCAGCCGTGTTCCTCATCGCCGCCGGGCAGCGCTTTGAGGACTCTGAGGAGCTCCAGCTTATTGGTGAGCCCCAatcctgcccctgcctctccaCAAACGGGGActcagggcagggagagagaacacTGGGCTGAATCTGGGACTGAGCTCATCTCCTTTTGGACCTATTCTGCCTGAACATACACCTGGGTCCTCATACCTATCCTGGTTTCTCAAGGGCCCACAACTGTTCCTAAGCTCATGCCTGTTTTCCTTACACACAGAATTCCACATGCACTTGTTTCCAAACCCTCACCTGTGCCTGAGCTCCTACTCCCACCTGAGATCTTGCTACACCAAAGTTTTCACCCATATCTATGTTCATGCCACATCAATGTTGTGGTCAATACCTGCAACCACTCTCACTAGGGCCCATGCGCCTCTCTCCCAGGCATGAAGCTGGGCTGCCTGCTGGCCCGAAAAGGCTGTGTGGAGAAGATGCAGTATTACTGGGATGTAGGCTTCTACCTGGGAGCTCAGATCCTCGCCAATGACCTCACCCAGGTGGTGCTGGCTGCAGAGCAGCTGTACAAGCTCAATGCCCCCATATGGTAGGTGGCCCCCTCTGCAGCGTTGGCCTGGCCTGGGCTTTCAGCTCCTGCACTGGCATTCTAGCCTGAGCCCTGAGCCAATGACCTGACCCCTTCTAGACCAGTTCCCATGGCATCCAATGCCCATGTTCTGGCCACATCCAAGTCAGTCTACTCTCCCTGGCAGTGCTAGCTGGTGCCTAGGCTGAGTTGAGGGTACGGCTGTGCCTGCAGGTATCTGCTGTCCGTGATGGAAACCTTCCTGCTGTACCAGCATTTCAGACCGACACCAGAGCCCCCTGGAGGACCCCCACGCCGTGCCCACTTCTGGCTCCACTTCTTGCTACAGTCCTGCCAGCCGCTCAAAACGGCCTGTCCCCAAGGGGACCAGTGCTTGGTGAGGCCCATGAGGGTGGGGGatctgggagaggggcagggcctTTCTCATGGACCCCACTCCGCCTGTCATCTGCAGGTGCTGGTCCTGGAGATGAACAAGGTGCTGCTGCCTGCAAAGCTGGAGGTTCAGGGTACGGACCCGGTGAGTGCAGTGGCTGTGAGCCTGCTGGAGCCTGAGACTCAGGTAAAGTCACCGCCGAatccccccactccccaccaagCACCCCTTCTTTGGAGCCTTTCTCCCATCCCCAGAACCCACCTCTGCTCCACAGCAGCGCTTCTGACCCTCTGTCTTTTTACAGGACGGTCCCTCCAGCTGGACCTTCCCGGTCACCTCCATCTGCGGGGTCAGGTGAGGGGTGAGGCCTGGGGGCCGCACAGGTGACGACAGAGGCCGCTGCTGGCTGGCCTGGCACTCACTTGGGTTCTTCATCCCTTCCCAGCGCCTCCAAGCGAGACGAGCGCTGCTGCTTCCTCTACGTGCTTCCCCCGGCCCAGGATGTCCAGCTGTGCTTCCCCAGCGTAGGGCACTGCCAGTGGTGCGCGCGCCTCTCGGGGTCGGGGTACCCTGAGGGCCGGGATGCTCGGGGcagtgagagaaaggaagggacacGTTCCCTGGGTGCTCTGACATAGGAGGGAACAGTTTCCACCCAAGGTGCCCCTCCCACTAGTCTGACCTCCCTCGCCCTCAGGTTCTGCGGCCTGATCCAGACCTTGGTGACGAATCCGGATTCCACGGCGCCTGCGGAGGAGGCAGAGGGCGTGGGGGAGGTGCTGGAGGTGAGGAACGGGGGCTGGGAgttggaggagggggaagggctgAGAGCCCTGCTGAACCCCCATCCCATCCACCCCCGCAGTTTGATTATGAGTACACGGAGACAGGCGAGCGGTTGGTGCTGGGCAAGGGCACGTACGGGGTAGTGTACGCCGGCCGCGATCGGCACACGCGGGTACGCATCGCCATCAAGGAGATCCCGGAGCGGGACAGCAGGTGTGGTGCCCAGGGCCGCGCGGGCGGGGCTCAGGGCTCGCAAGGGCCCAGGGGGGCGGGTCAAGTGCGAGGGACCAGAGTTGAGAGGGTCCTGTAGGCGAGGGAAACGCCGACGCCCTAGTGGTTGGCCCGAGTGAGCGGGCTCGTAGACGCGAGAGTCAGAGCCTGGGGGACCCAGGCCTGTGGGCAGAACCGCAGGGACCAGGCGGGCGGGCCACGGTCTGGAGGAGCCTGTGGACCGGGCGATAAGGTGGGGAAGGTCGGCGAGGGGCTTGTGGGTGGGGCAGATCCTGGGGGCGTGGCTTGGCTGGTGCGGGAGTTGAGTGAGCATCTCTGCCCAAATCTGGTTTATTCCTCTTTCCCTACCTGCCCCCAGGTTCTCTCAGCCCCTGCACGAAGAGATCGCTCTGCACAAACGTCTGCGCCACAAGAACATTGTGCGCTATCTGGGCTCAGCCAGCCAAGGCGGATACCTCAAGATCTTCATGGAGGAAGTGCCTGGAGGTACCTGCCCTGCGTGGGATGGGAATGGAATTGGAGGTGTGGGGGATGGGAATGGAGCCAGGCAGAGGTGGAGAATCCTCGGGGAAGATGAACCCTAACGTGTGTGGGTGGCCAAGCCTAGAATTAGCTGATGCAGTGCAGCTGGGTAATGGAGCCTGGGCCATGGCATGGGCATGCCTAGGCCTTGGGCAGAGAACTGGGCTGGAGTAAGTGGGTGCCAACAATGATCTTGGACTGTATCTGCCCAGGCAGCTTGTCCTCCTTGCTGCGCTCAGTGTGGGGACCTCTGCAGGACAATGAGAGTACCATCAGTTTCTACACCCGCCAGATCCTGCAGGGACTCAGCTACCTGCATGACAACCACATTGTGCATCGAGACATCAAGGTAAGCCCTGTAGCTGGCTTGCTGGTtgaggggtgggagaaggagggcCACAGACAGAGGTTGGCAGTTTAGACTAAGTGGGCAGACCCTTTGCAAAGAGGGGGAATTCGTCAAGGAGGTTCCTTAGACAAAGAGAGAAGTTCAGATCTGAAGCCAGACCAGGTGTCAGCTCCCAGAGGGGCATAAAGGGATGACAGGGGGAGAAAGTTGATAGAAGCAAGGGTCAGGCTAGGATTCCCAGGAGATGGGGTTTCCTGGTAGGGTATGGTCCTGGCATCAGGAACCCAGCCTGATGTCCACTGAGCACAATATCCACTCTACTCAGGGGGACAATGTTCTGATCAACACCTTCAGTGGGCTGCTCAAGATTTCTGACTTTGGCACCTCCAAGAGGTTGGCAGGCATCACACCGTGCACTGAGACCTTCACAGGTAACAGGGTGGGGTGGTGAACGGGGACGCTGACCTGGAGCAAAAGAACTCTTGGGGCCTTCCAGGGAATGGGGGTTTCTCCTAGGCATGGAGTTAGAGGCCTAATGGGGTTGAAACCCAGGGCAAGTGATTGAGCCAGGGGTGAGGTGATGGAATCAAGAATTGGAGCTTGGATAGCTGATGACAATGAGTTTAGTGCCTGAAATGGAGTCCAGAAGTGTTGATGCGGGCCAAAGTGGGTGATAGATGAGTGGATGCGGGCCAGAGTGGATGATGCAATCCAGGATATATGATGGACCTACTGTAGGTGGTCCATCGTGAATGTGATGGAGCCTAAGATGAGTGAGGAAACTCGGGGTAGATGTTTGACAACCAGGGTAGGTGATGGGAACTGTTTTGGATGATAGAGTTCAGGGTGGGTGCAGGTGGCCAGAGGATGATAGAACTCCCTGCCACCCCCACAGTGATAAAGGCTAGATGAGCATTATTGTTACTGCCCCTGTTCTAGGGACCCTTCAGTATATGGCCCCAGAAATCATTGATCAGGGCCCACGAGGGTATGGGAAGGCGGCTGACATCTGGTCACTGGGCTGCACTGTAATTGAGATGGCCACAGGTCGTCCACCCTTCCACGAGCTAGGGAGCCCACAGGCTGCCATGTTTCAGGTGAGAC
This genomic window contains:
- the MAP3K6 gene encoding mitogen-activated protein kinase kinase kinase 6 isoform X4; this encodes MFSRRTRGYFRETIRQDIRQARERFSGQQLRQELARLQRRLDSVELLSPDIIMNLLLSYRDVQDYSAIIELVETLQALPTCDVAEQHNICFHYTFALNRRNRPGDREKALAVLLPLVQFEGSVAPDLYCMCGRVYKDMFISSGFQDAEHREQAYHWYRKAFDVEPSLHSGINAAVFLIAAGQRFEDSEELQLIGMKLGCLLARKGCVEKMQYYWDVGFYLGAQILANDLTQVVLAAEQLYKLNAPIWYLLSVMETFLLYQHFRPTPEPPGGPPRRAHFWLHFLLQSCQPLKTACPQGDQCLVLVLEMNKVLLPAKLEVQGTDPVSAVAVSLLEPETQDGPSSWTFPVTSICGVSASKRDERCCFLYVLPPAQDVQLCFPSVGHCQWFCGLIQTLVTNPDSTAPAEEAEGVGEVLEFDYEYTETGERLVLGKGTYGVVYAGRDRHTRVRIAIKEIPERDSRFSQPLHEEIALHKRLRHKNIVRYLGSASQGGYLKIFMEEVPGGSLSSLLRSVWGPLQDNESTISFYTRQILQGLSYLHDNHIVHRDIKGDNVLINTFSGLLKISDFGTSKRLAGITPCTETFTGTLQYMAPEIIDQGPRGYGKAADIWSLGCTVIEMATGRPPFHELGSPQAAMFQVGMYKVHPPMPSSLSAEAQAFLLRTFEPDPRLRASAQALLGDPFLQPGKRSRSPGSPRHAPRPSDNPSASPAPSADSTTQSQTFPRPQAPSQHLPSPPKRCLSYGDTSQLRVPEEPGAEEPASPEESSESSGLSLLHQESERRAMLAAVLEQELPALAENLRLEQEQSPRLSRSHVEQLLRCLRAHIHTPNRRQLSQELRALQGQLRAQGLGPALLHGPLFAFPDAVKQILRRRQIRPHWMFVLDSLLSRAVRAALAALGPEGEKEAVPPRSEESSKEEESLQRQQETLVQPNGLPREPEQDPPPLMVQLGLLRAETDRLRDVLAEKEQECQALVRQALQRVEGEARTYVPASEPSAALTVDQGLVQWLQELSVDSGTIQTLLNHSFTLHALLTCATRDDLIYTRIRGGMICRIWRAILAQRAGSTPVTLGPQEAE
- the MAP3K6 gene encoding mitogen-activated protein kinase kinase kinase 6 isoform X3, which translates into the protein MFSRRTRGYFRETIRQDIRQARERFSGQQLRQELARLQRRLDSVELLSPDIIMNLLLSYRDVQDYSAIIELVETLQALPTCDVAEQHNICFHYTFALNRRNRPGDREKALAVLLPLVQFEGSVAPDLYCMCGRVYKDMFISSGFQDAEHREQAYHWYRKAFDVEPSLHSGINAAVFLIAAGQRFEDSEELQLIGMKLGCLLARKGCVEKMQYYWDVGFYLGAQILANDLTQVVLAAEQLYKLNAPIWYLLSVMETFLLYQHFRPTPEPPGGPPRRAHFWLHFLLQSCQPLKTACPQGDQCLVRPMRVGDLGEGQGLSHGPHSACHLQVLVLEMNKVLLPAKLEVQGTDPVSAVAVSLLEPETQDGPSSWTFPVTSICGVSASKRDERCCFLYVLPPAQDVQLCFPSVGHCQWFCGLIQTLVTNPDSTAPAEEAEGVGEVLEFDYEYTETGERLVLGKGTYGVVYAGRDRHTRVRIAIKEIPERDSRFSQPLHEEIALHKRLRHKNIVRYLGSASQGGYLKIFMEEVPGGSLSSLLRSVWGPLQDNESTISFYTRQILQGLSYLHDNHIVHRDIKGDNVLINTFSGLLKISDFGTSKRLAGITPCTETFTGTLQYMAPEIIDQGPRGYGKAADIWSLGCTVIEMATGRPPFHELGSPQAAMFQVGMYKVHPPMPSSLSAEAQAFLLRTFEPDPRLRASAQALLGDPFLQPGKRSRSPGSPRHAPRPSDNPSASPAPSADSTTQSQTFPRPQAPSQHLPSPPKRCLSYGDTSQLRVPEEPGAEEPASPEESSESSGLSLLHQESERRAMLAAVLEQELPALAENLRLEQEQSPRLSRSHVEQLLRCLRAHIHTPNRRQLSQELRALQGQLRAQGLGPALLHGPLFAFPDAVKQILRRRQIRPHWMFVLDSLLSRAVRAALAALGPEGEKEAVPPRSEESSKEEESLQRQQETLVQPNGLPREPEQDPPPLMVQLGLLRAETDRLRDVLAEKEQECQALVRQALQRVEGEARTYVPASEPSAALTVDQGLVQWLQELSVDSGTIQTLLNHSFTLHALLTCATRDDLIYTRIRGGMICRIWRAILAQRAGSTPVTLGPQEAE